The Lycium barbarum isolate Lr01 chromosome 9, ASM1917538v2, whole genome shotgun sequence genome has a segment encoding these proteins:
- the LOC132610473 gene encoding uncharacterized protein LOC132610473, translating into MNSQEIQQSNATQIQSVEISIQNLIKSWDKRQRWNFFLMNPAQEPTKQQWRTNLTKFLESIPLRIFTIVLLIIDLVFTSLELSSSLISCPQYRNEKNQETEEVWYHWAGIGILGLLFLKSVGLVVGLGGAFFRRPGYLLDGIVVMVALFLEAYLEKKGGGLLVVVSLWRVVRIVESAFELSDEAIEAQIEEIVCQFEELKEENRRLMDNVVEKDKEIEILQEELDQYKTQLNTTRNLSCS; encoded by the exons atgaactcTCAAGAAATCCAACAATCAAACGCTACACAAATCCAAAGTGTTGAGATATCAATACAAAACCTCATCAAAAGCTGGGATAAAAGGCAAAGATGGAATTTCTTTCTCATGAATCCAGCACAAGAACCAACAAAGCAACAATGGAGAACAAATTTAACCAAGTTTTTAGAATCCATACCCCTTAGGATTTTCACAATCGTGTTACTCATTATCGACCTAGTCTTCACAAGTCTTGAGCTCTCCTCCTCTTTGATTTCCTGTCCACAATATCGGAacgagaaaaatcaagaaacagaAGAGGTTTGGTACCATTGGGCAG GTATAGGGATCTTGGGATTGTTGTTTCTGAAAAGTGTAGGCCTTGTTGTAGGTCTAGGAGGCGCGTTTTTTCGAAGACCGGGGTACTTGCTTGATGGCATAGTGGTGATGGTGGCACTATTTTTGGAAGCTTATTTGGAGAAAAAGGGAGGAGGATTACTTGTTGTTGTTAGCTTATGGAGagttgttagaattgttgaaagtgCTTTTGAGCTAAGTGATGAGGCAATTGAAGCACAAATTGAAGAGATTGTTTGCCAATTTGAAGAATTGAAAGAGGAAAATAGAAGATTGATGGACAATGTAGTTGAGAAAGATAAGGAAATTGAGATACTTCAAGAAGAGTTGGATCAATACAAAACTCAACTTAATACAACTAGAAATTTATCCTGTTCttag
- the LOC132610579 gene encoding oil body-associated protein 1A-like: protein MATPPEVPGEPTKTGTAILETATATIQGFGPINKIHQHLCAFHFYGHDMTRQVEAHHFCGHQNEEFRQCLIYDRPDADGRLIGLEYIISEQLFLTLPDDEKKFWHSHLYEVKSGVLFMPGVPGPIQRQDHEKVAKTYGKVIHFWQVDRGDTLPLGIPQVMMALTRDGQLDENLGQDVEKRFGVSFSEEREKRAYMEGPAHGIHPLANAGGKGIKTVLREVDCKPVESVPRVFV from the exons ATGGCAACTCCTCCAGAAGTTCCAGGTGAACCAACGAAGACTGGGACGGCAATTCTTGAAACTGCAACGGCTACTATTCAAGGCTTTGGTCCAATCAACAAGATTCATCAGCACCTTTGCGC GTTCCATTTCTATGGACACGACATGACACGACAAGTCGAGGCGCACCACTTTTGTGGGCACCAAAACGAAGAATTCAGGCAGTGTCTTATTTACGATAGGCCTGATGCCGATGGCCGATTAATCGGGCTCGAGTACATCATCTCTGAGCAACTCTTCTTAACATTACCTGATGACGAAAAGAAATTCTGGCATTCCCATTTGTACGAGGTGAAGAGTGGTGTCCTCTTCATGCCTGGTGTTCCAGGCCCAATTCAACGACAAGATCACGAAAAAGTTGCGAAAACGTATGGGAAAGTGATCCATTTCTGGCAAGTTGATAGAGGTGATACACTTCCTTTGGGAATTCCTCAAGTTATGATGGCTCTTACTAGAGATGGTCAGCTCGATGAGAATCTTGGTCAAG ATGTGGAGAAACGTTTTGGAGTATCATTTAGTgaagaaagagagaagagggCATATATGGAAGGACCTGCTCATGGGATTCACCCACTTGCTAATGCTGGAGGCAAAGGCATTAAGACTGTACTTAGAGAAGTTGATTGCAAGCCCGTCGAATCTGTCCCTAGAGTTTTTGTTTAA
- the LOC132609479 gene encoding probable aldo-keto reductase 3 has translation MLEYDQILQARAIKGIREKVQIATKFGIRFEDGKRGICGEPAYVRACCEASLKRLDINCIDLYYVRRIDTQLPIEVTMGELKKLVEEGKIKYIGLSEACASTIRRAHAIHPVTAVQMEWSLWTRDLEEEVVPTCRELGIGIVPYSPLGRGFFSAGAKLIENLPDGDFRKVSHVNHCHQYHVNLTVSHCYIVFT, from the exons atgcttgaatatgaccaaatccttcaggctcgg GCTATTAAAGGAATAAGAGAGAAAGTACAAATAGCCACCAAGTTCGGTATACGTTTCGAAGATGGAAAAAGGGGCATTTGTGGTGAACCTGCATATGTAAGGGCTTGTTGTGAGGCCAGCTTGAAGAGACTGGACATCAACTGTATCGATCTGTATTATGTCCGTCGTATCGACACACAGTTGCCAATTGAAGTCACG ATGGGAGAACTGAAGAAACTGGTTGAAGagggtaaaataaaatatataggTTTGTCTGAGGCTTGTGCATCAACAATCAGAAGGGCCCATGCTATTCATCCAGTAACAGCTGTTCAGATGGAATGGTCTTTGTGGACTAGAGATCTGGAGGAAGAAGTTGTTCCAACTTGCAG AGAACTTGGCATAGGTATCGTCCCCTATAGTCCTCTCGGACGAGGGTTCTTCTCAGCAGGTGCAaagttgattgaaaacttgcctGATGGAGACTTTCGCAAGGTTAGCCACGTGAATCATTGTCATCAATATCATGTAAACTTAACTGTTTCGCATTGttatattgtctttacatag
- the LOC132609480 gene encoding probable aldo-keto reductase 2 — MEWSLWTRDLEGEIVPTCRELGIGIVPYSPLGRGFFSAGPELIESLAEGDFRKHIPRFKPENFEHNKQIFEQLKKIASRKGCTTSQLALAWVLHKGDDICPIPGTTKIDNLNENIKAVSVKLTADEMAELESCAAKDMVKGERHAFMWATWINSETPPLSSWKAE; from the exons ATGGAATGGTCTTTGTGGACAAGAGATCTGGAGGGAGAAATAGTTCCTACTTGCAG agaatTAGGAATCGGAATTGTCCCATATAGTCCTCTTGGACGAGGTTTCTTCTCAGCAGGTCCAGAGTTGATAGAGAGCTTGGCCGAGGGTGACTTCCGCAAG CATATACCGAGGTTCAAGCCTGAAAATTTTGAGCACAACAAGCAAATATTTGAGCAACTCAAGAAAATAGCATCAAGAAAAGGATGCACCACATCACAACTTGCATTGGCTTGGGTTCTTCACAAAGGAGATGACATATGCCCCATACCCGGTACCACCAAGATTGACAACCTCAATGAAAATATCAAAGCCGTATCTGTAAAACTCACAGCAGATGAGATGGCAGAGTTGGAGTCCTGTGCTGCTAAAGATATGGTCAAAGGCGAAAGGCATGCATTCATGTGGGCTACTTGGATAAATTCAGAGACTCCACCATTATCTTCCTGGAAAGCTGAATAA
- the LOC132609478 gene encoding putative UDP-glucose flavonoid 3-O-glucosyltransferase 3 has translation MCCTSMIDIANEFNVPSYIYFASNTAFLGLCLHFETLRNEQNLDTSKYLNSNEALSIPTFKNLCPANVVPKHMLDSRLASTLFFDGIRRFKDTKGIIINTFFELESFSLQALSDSKMVPKIYPVGPVVSFEKTGHCRNNSTETEGIIKWLDEQQDSSVVFLCFGSMGSFEAEQIREIATALEHCGHRFLWSLRRSPPKGKIDIPSNYNNYEEVLPQGFLEKTKEIGKIIGWAPQVAILSHPSIGGFVSHCGWNSVLESVHFGVPIATWPLYAEQQMNAFLMVKELGLAEQLKMDYVADFEGKNNQVDVVSAEEIEGCLLRLVVKSEENEVRKKVKEMKEKSRVAMEECGSSYNSIGLLIKDVITNI, from the exons ATGTGTTGTACCTCGATGATTGACATAGCCAACGAATTCAATGTCCCGAGTTATATTTACTTCGCTTCAAACACTGCTTTTCTTGGCTTATGTCTTCATTTCGAGACCTTAAGAAATGAACAAAATTTAGACACGTCGAAGTACTTAAACTCTAACGAGGCATTATCGATCCCAACTTTTAAAAATCTTTGTCCTGCTAATGTTGTGCCTAAGCATATGTTAGATTCAAGACTTGCTTCAACGTTGTTTTTTGATGGAATTCGTCGATTCAAAGATACTAAAGGAATTATTATTAATACTTTTTTCGAGCTTGAATCATTTTCTCTTCAGGCTCTATCGGATTCTAAGATGGTTCCAAAAATTTATCCGGTTGGTCCAGTGGTTAGTTTTGAAAAAACTGGTCATTGTCGAAATAATTCAACGGAAACTGAAGGTATTATTAAGTGGTTGGATGAGCAGCAAGATTCATCGGTTGTGTTTTTGTGCTTTGGTAGTATGGGAAGTTTTGAAGCAGAACAAATTAGAGAAATAGCAACTGCACTGGAGCATTGTGGACACAG GTTCTTGTGGTCTTTAAGAAGATCTCCACCAAAGGGAAAAATAGATATACCAAGCAATTACAACAACTATGAAGAAGTGTTACCACAAGGATTCttggagaaaacaaaagaaattggaaaaataatagGATGGGCACCACAAGTAGCAATTTTATCTCATCCATCAATAGGAGGATTTGTGTCCCATTGTGGGTGGAATTCAGTACTAGAAAGTGTGCATTTTGGTGTGCCAATTGCAACTTGGCCACTCTATGCAGAACAACAAATGAATGCATTCTTGATGGTTAAAGAATTAGGACTTGCTGAGCAGTTAAAAATGGACTATGTTGCTGATTTTGAGGGGAAAAATAATCAAGTTGATGTAGTTAGTGCTGAAGAAATTGAAGGTTGTTTATTAAGGTTGGTGGTAAAAAGTGAAGAGAATGAAGTTAGGAAAAAAGTGAAGGAAATGAAGGAGAAGAGTAGAGTGGCAATGGAGGAATGTGGATCATCTTATAATTCTATTGGACTTCTAATTAAGGATGTAATCACTAATATTTAG